From Magnolia sinica isolate HGM2019 chromosome 13, MsV1, whole genome shotgun sequence, one genomic window encodes:
- the LOC131223194 gene encoding peptide deformylase 1A, chloroplastic, whose product MKHIYHGGPHRAMTGPFVSGQVLVGAVPNPRPFLGVLFGKNPISMSLHSSSSSCCDPNAMETIIRFSNRLFPISTVEQCLRNPNNRRFPPTHFMGPGRNHCLISRSRAPEQNRGFRGNLIRRKSPSSSTASSAGWFLGLAEKKPILPEIVKAGDPVLHEPAREVAVDEIGSENIEKIIEDMVAVMRKAPGVGLAAPQIGIPLKIIVLEDTKEYISYARKEATEAQDRHPFDLLVILNPKLKKKGNKTALFFEGCLSVDGFRAVVERHLEVEVTGLGRDGQPIKVHAAGWQARILQHECDHLDGTIYVDKMMPRTFRTVENLDLPLAAGCPKLGVR is encoded by the exons atgaaacacatatatcacggtgggccccacagagccatgACAGGGCCGTTCGTCTCTGGCCAGGTCCTGGTGGgggcagtacctaatccgcgcccgttcTTAGGGGTATTATTCGGCAAAAATCCCATTTCAATGTctctgcacagcagcagcagcagctgctgcgaCCCAAACGCCATGGAAACCATCATCCGATTCTCTAATCGCCTCTTTCCAATCTCCACCGTCGAACAATGCCTCAGAAACCCCAACAACCGTCGATTCCCTCCCACCCATTTTATGGGTCCCGGCAGAAACCACTGCCTCATCTCCAGATCCCGAGCTCCAGAGCAGAACCGAGGATTTCGTGGCAATCTCATCAGAAgaaaatctccttcttcttcaacaGCTTCTTCTGCAGGTTGGTTTCTGGGTCTTGCTGAGAAAAAACCAATCTTGCCGGAAATAGTGAAGGCAGGCGATCCCGTCCTTCATGAGCCGGCGCGTGAGGTTGCTGTAGATGAAATCGGGTCAGAGAACATCGAGAAAATCATCGAAGACATGGTGGCGGTGATGAGAAAAGCTCCTGGGGTTGGTCTTGCTGCACCCCAGATTGGAATTCCATtgaag ATTATTGTTTTGGAAGATACAAAAGAATATATAAGTTATGCTCGGAAGGAAGCAACTGAAGCACAAGATCGGCACCCTTTTGATCTTTTG GTTATACTAAATCCGAAGCTTAAAAAGAAAGGCAACAAAACTGCACTATTCTTCGAAGGTTGTCTGAG TGTGGATGGATTTAGAGCTGTGGTGGAGCGACACCTCGAGGTTGAAGTAACAGGTTTGGGCCGTGATGGCCAGCCCATCAAAGTACATGCTGCAGGCTGGCAGGCGCGCATATTGCAGCATGAATGTGACCATTTGGATGGCACGATTTATGTAGACAAAATGATGCCGAGGACATTTAGAACCGTGGAAAATTTGGATCTACCATTGGCTGCTGGTTGTCCAAAGCTTGGCGTTCGATAG
- the LOC131223195 gene encoding probable polygalacturonase At1g80170 isoform X2: MIRFCRNLANPSPYSPLILLLLLVPLLLLLPLPFLLLCSNFNVVENFESLTQLPLIFQSFEKWISPNWVVSIDDYGAKGNGVNDDTKAFMDAWEAVCSCSSRSVLEIPAGKIYLVGPIDFGGPCQSKVSGTVVAPKNPEIWDGLNPRKWLYFHGVDHLTVGGGGNINGMGEKWWARSCKINTTNPCRHAPTAVTFHRCSNLKVRKLMILNSQQVHIAFTNCYKVKVSHLKIIAPVDSPNTDAIHISASKRVEVRDSIIETGDDCISIVSNTSAVRIKNIACGPGHGISIGSLGKHHSCDEVQDVLVDGAFLSNTENGVRIKTWQGGSGFVRDIDFRNVWMNNVSNPIIIDQYYCDSQIPCPNQTLSVKVERVSFRGISGTSATEEAIFLACSDSFPCEKILLNNIQLFYVGGNTSSYCWKASGTSFGPVYPHPCFSCDEHFIKYKVLSSTAHCSIS, encoded by the exons ATGATCAGATTCTGCAGAAATCTAGCAAACCCATCTCCATATTctcctttgattcttcttcttcttcttgttcctcttcttcttcttcttcctcttcccttTTTACTTCTCTGCTCCAACTTCAACGTAGTGGAAAACTTTGAATCTCTCACTCAGCTGCCTCTGATTTTTCAATCCTTTGAGAAATGGATCAGCCCCAATTGGGTTGTCTCAATCGATGATTATGGAGCAAAAGGCAATGGTGTCAATGACGACACGAAG GCCTTTATGGATGCATGGGAGGCAGTTTGTTCTTGCTCTTCTCGGTCAGTTCTTGAAATTCCAGCTGGGAAAATATATTTGGTTGGGCCTATCGATTTTGGCGGACCTTGTCAATCTAAG GTTTCTGGTACTGTCGTTGCTCCTAAGAATCCTGAAATTTGGGATGGGTTGAATCCACGTAAATGGCTCTATTTCCATGGGGTGGATCATCTTACTGTTGGAGGAGGAGGGAATATCAATGGCATGGGGGAGAAATGGTGGGCTCGGTCATGCAAGATCAATACAACGAAT CCATGCCGTCATGCTCCCACG GCTGTGACTTTTCATAGATGCAGTAACTTGAAAGTCAGGAAGCTGATGATACTGAACAGTCAACAGGTGCATATTGCATTCACTAACTGTTATAAGGTCAAGGTATCTCATCTGAAAATCATTGCACCTGTTGATAGCCCCAACACTGACGCAATCCATATAAGTGCATCCAAACGCGTAGAGGTCAGGGACAGCATAATTGAAACAG GAGACGACTGCATCTCTATAGTCAGCAATACTTCAGCTGTCCGAATAAAAAACATTGCCTGCGGACCTGGCCATGGTATAAG CATTGGAAGTTTGGGCAAGCACCATTCATGCGATGAGGTGCAAGATGTACTAGTTGATGGAGCCTTTCTTTCCAACACAGAAAATGGAGTGAGGATCAAAACATGGCAG GGAGGCAGTGGTTTTGTCAGGGATATTGATTTCCGGAATGTGTGGATGAACAATGTTTCAAACCCAATAATAATCGATCAATATTACTGCGACTCACAGATACCATGTCCAAACCAG ACACTGTCAGTCAAGGTTGAGAGAGTGTCTTTCAGAGGAATCAGTGGAACATCAGCAACGGAAGAAGCAATATTTCTCGCTTGCAGTGATAGCTTTCCATGCGAGAAAATACTCCTAAACAATATTCAGCTATTCTACGTGGGAGGCAATACAAGCTCTTATTGTTGGAAGGCCTCAGGCACCAGTTTTGGCCCGGTATACCCACATCCTTGTTTTTCTTGCGACGAACACTTCATCAAATACAAAGTCCTTTCCAGCACAGCCCATTGTTCCATTTCATGA
- the LOC131223195 gene encoding probable polygalacturonase At1g80170 isoform X1 → MIRFCRNLANPSPYSPLILLLLLVPLLLLLPLPFLLLCSNFNVVENFESLTQLPLIFQSFEKWISPNWVVSIDDYGAKGNGVNDDTKAFMDAWEAVCSCSSRSVLEIPAGKIYLVGPIDFGGPCQSKVTLVVSGTVVAPKNPEIWDGLNPRKWLYFHGVDHLTVGGGGNINGMGEKWWARSCKINTTNPCRHAPTAVTFHRCSNLKVRKLMILNSQQVHIAFTNCYKVKVSHLKIIAPVDSPNTDAIHISASKRVEVRDSIIETGDDCISIVSNTSAVRIKNIACGPGHGISIGSLGKHHSCDEVQDVLVDGAFLSNTENGVRIKTWQGGSGFVRDIDFRNVWMNNVSNPIIIDQYYCDSQIPCPNQTLSVKVERVSFRGISGTSATEEAIFLACSDSFPCEKILLNNIQLFYVGGNTSSYCWKASGTSFGPVYPHPCFSCDEHFIKYKVLSSTAHCSIS, encoded by the exons ATGATCAGATTCTGCAGAAATCTAGCAAACCCATCTCCATATTctcctttgattcttcttcttcttcttgttcctcttcttcttcttcttcctcttcccttTTTACTTCTCTGCTCCAACTTCAACGTAGTGGAAAACTTTGAATCTCTCACTCAGCTGCCTCTGATTTTTCAATCCTTTGAGAAATGGATCAGCCCCAATTGGGTTGTCTCAATCGATGATTATGGAGCAAAAGGCAATGGTGTCAATGACGACACGAAG GCCTTTATGGATGCATGGGAGGCAGTTTGTTCTTGCTCTTCTCGGTCAGTTCTTGAAATTCCAGCTGGGAAAATATATTTGGTTGGGCCTATCGATTTTGGCGGACCTTGTCAATCTAAGGTGACTTTGGTG GTTTCTGGTACTGTCGTTGCTCCTAAGAATCCTGAAATTTGGGATGGGTTGAATCCACGTAAATGGCTCTATTTCCATGGGGTGGATCATCTTACTGTTGGAGGAGGAGGGAATATCAATGGCATGGGGGAGAAATGGTGGGCTCGGTCATGCAAGATCAATACAACGAAT CCATGCCGTCATGCTCCCACG GCTGTGACTTTTCATAGATGCAGTAACTTGAAAGTCAGGAAGCTGATGATACTGAACAGTCAACAGGTGCATATTGCATTCACTAACTGTTATAAGGTCAAGGTATCTCATCTGAAAATCATTGCACCTGTTGATAGCCCCAACACTGACGCAATCCATATAAGTGCATCCAAACGCGTAGAGGTCAGGGACAGCATAATTGAAACAG GAGACGACTGCATCTCTATAGTCAGCAATACTTCAGCTGTCCGAATAAAAAACATTGCCTGCGGACCTGGCCATGGTATAAG CATTGGAAGTTTGGGCAAGCACCATTCATGCGATGAGGTGCAAGATGTACTAGTTGATGGAGCCTTTCTTTCCAACACAGAAAATGGAGTGAGGATCAAAACATGGCAG GGAGGCAGTGGTTTTGTCAGGGATATTGATTTCCGGAATGTGTGGATGAACAATGTTTCAAACCCAATAATAATCGATCAATATTACTGCGACTCACAGATACCATGTCCAAACCAG ACACTGTCAGTCAAGGTTGAGAGAGTGTCTTTCAGAGGAATCAGTGGAACATCAGCAACGGAAGAAGCAATATTTCTCGCTTGCAGTGATAGCTTTCCATGCGAGAAAATACTCCTAAACAATATTCAGCTATTCTACGTGGGAGGCAATACAAGCTCTTATTGTTGGAAGGCCTCAGGCACCAGTTTTGGCCCGGTATACCCACATCCTTGTTTTTCTTGCGACGAACACTTCATCAAATACAAAGTCCTTTCCAGCACAGCCCATTGTTCCATTTCATGA